From a region of the Thermodesulfatator atlanticus DSM 21156 genome:
- a CDS encoding anaerobic ribonucleoside-triphosphate reductase activating protein: protein MIKGFRGTSLVDYPGKIAAVVFFGGCNFRCPFCYNVDLVLPERLKTLPDLETDEIIAELKKRENFISGVTVTGGEPTLHPRRLKLLLERIRKETPLAIKLDTNASQPQVVKALLEEELIDYVAIDFKTSPERYHELGGDFSKVEETLEIIKGRVPFEIRITAVPYFISSKELDELTKYLNSANQVALQRFLSEEEHLNPHLDLGVYGPEELRQLKNYLEEKINVPVVLRNV, encoded by the coding sequence ATGATAAAAGGTTTTCGAGGCACAAGCCTGGTAGATTACCCAGGGAAAATTGCCGCCGTAGTGTTCTTTGGAGGGTGCAATTTTAGGTGCCCATTTTGTTATAACGTTGATCTTGTCTTGCCAGAGAGGCTAAAAACACTTCCTGACCTAGAAACCGACGAAATCATTGCTGAATTAAAAAAAAGAGAAAATTTTATTTCAGGCGTAACTGTCACCGGAGGAGAACCAACCCTTCACCCAAGGCGCTTAAAGCTTCTTTTAGAACGCATAAGAAAAGAAACCCCTCTAGCCATCAAATTGGACACCAATGCCTCACAACCCCAGGTTGTCAAAGCCCTTCTTGAAGAGGAGCTAATTGATTATGTGGCGATAGATTTTAAGACCTCCCCTGAGCGATACCACGAATTAGGGGGAGATTTTTCCAAGGTAGAAGAAACACTTGAAATAATCAAAGGGCGTGTGCCTTTTGAAATACGTATCACCGCTGTCCCTTATTTTATAAGCTCAAAAGAATTAGATGAGCTTACTAAATACCTAAATAGTGCCAACCAGGTGGCCTTGCAGCGTTTCTTAAGCGAAGAAGAACACTTAAATCCTCACCTTGATCTCGGGGTTTACGGGCCTGAAGAATTAAGGCAACTTAAAAATTACCTAGAAGAAAAAATCAATGTGCCGGTGGTATTACGCAATGTTTAA